Proteins from one Streptomyces caniferus genomic window:
- a CDS encoding helix-turn-helix domain-containing protein: MGAAEEAAGVAALLKEWKDRSGYSYGVLAKRLHMSTSTLHRYCNGDAVPTEYAPLERLARLCRATPDELVELHRRWILADEARRRERDRKQGGGDARAVGASGGGDAASGPVTAPAPGAGAGPEWEQDVVTGAQAAAEAGTGTHSRPEAGAGTHSRPEAGAEPAAEAGTKPGSVPPTAPDAAPATSVSASSSPSASSSAPVLGPGREAVEITPQGRPVSRLAAAGGRRRLALAAGIAVAAVAVSSALIAGMSSGGGEGHKAAAGAASTTGSDSKPTRAEGGRSASAPSKPNDAGDASRTPQPSRTPSGKASGGAGDRATGPGTADRAGLPVSVDVRPYTWPDPCTQRYLVDRDPGEMPPPPAEQDARGWISALGAVSADSQIVQVSVQGVGDATVVLHAMRVRVVRSSAPPAWSAYSMGVGCGGGIEPKSFGVSLDAAQPRIVPRNGQRNFPYKTSERDPEVFGVVARAGARDVRWYLELEWSSGDRHGTLRIDDNGEPFHTSGMAGRPQYDYPLGGSKWIPNENG; the protein is encoded by the coding sequence GTGGGGGCGGCTGAAGAAGCGGCTGGGGTCGCGGCGCTGCTGAAGGAGTGGAAGGACCGCTCCGGATACAGCTATGGAGTGCTCGCGAAACGGCTGCACATGAGCACATCCACGTTGCACCGTTACTGCAACGGCGACGCGGTGCCGACGGAGTACGCACCGCTGGAGCGGCTGGCACGGCTGTGCCGGGCGACGCCGGACGAGCTGGTGGAGCTGCACCGGCGCTGGATCCTGGCGGACGAGGCACGTCGGCGGGAGCGGGACCGTAAGCAAGGGGGCGGGGACGCGAGGGCAGTTGGCGCGAGTGGGGGAGGGGATGCGGCGTCAGGGCCCGTGACGGCGCCTGCGCCCGGGGCGGGTGCCGGGCCGGAGTGGGAGCAGGACGTCGTGACGGGGGCGCAGGCCGCCGCGGAGGCCGGGACCGGGACGCATTCCAGACCCGAGGCCGGGGCCGGGACGCATTCCAGACCCGAGGCCGGGGCTGAGCCCGCGGCAGAGGCGGGCACCAAACCCGGTTCCGTGCCGCCGACGGCACCCGACGCCGCACCCGCCACCTCCGTTTCCGCCTCCTCTTCCCCCTCCGCTTCCTCTTCCGCCCCCGTTCTCGGCCCCGGGCGCGAGGCCGTCGAGATCACCCCCCAGGGGCGGCCCGTGTCCCGGTTGGCAGCCGCGGGTGGCCGGCGGCGTCTCGCGTTGGCCGCCGGGATCGCCGTGGCCGCGGTGGCCGTGTCCTCCGCGCTGATAGCCGGAATGTCGTCCGGGGGCGGTGAGGGGCACAAGGCGGCAGCCGGAGCGGCCTCGACCACGGGGAGCGACAGCAAGCCGACGAGGGCCGAAGGCGGCCGGTCGGCGTCGGCGCCCTCGAAGCCGAACGATGCGGGCGACGCGAGTCGGACCCCGCAACCGTCCCGTACGCCCAGCGGCAAGGCGTCCGGCGGAGCCGGCGACCGGGCGACCGGTCCGGGTACGGCCGACCGGGCCGGACTCCCGGTGAGCGTGGACGTCCGCCCGTACACCTGGCCGGACCCGTGCACCCAGCGCTACTTGGTCGACCGGGACCCGGGCGAGATGCCCCCGCCGCCCGCCGAACAGGACGCCAGGGGCTGGATCTCGGCGCTGGGCGCGGTCTCGGCGGACAGCCAGATCGTTCAGGTGTCGGTCCAGGGTGTGGGCGACGCGACAGTGGTACTGCACGCCATGCGGGTGCGGGTGGTGAGGAGTTCGGCGCCACCCGCCTGGAGCGCCTACAGCATGGGCGTGGGCTGTGGCGGTGGTATCGAGCCCAAGTCGTTCGGGGTCTCGCTGGACGCGGCACAGCCACGGATCGTTCCGCGGAACGGACAGCGGAACTTCCCTTATAAGACGAGCGAGCGGGACCCCGAGGTCTTCGGGGTCGTCGCGCGGGCCGGAGCCCGTGACGTGCGCTGGTACCTGGAGCTGGAGTGGTCCAGCGGGGACCGGCACGGCACGCTCCGGATCGACGACAACGGGGAGCCGTTCCACACCAGTGGGATGGCCGGCCGTCCGCAGTACGACTACCCGCTGGGCGGCAGCAAATGGATTCCCAACGAGAACGGCTGA
- a CDS encoding helix-turn-helix transcriptional regulator — protein MHAIEDQTELHIPVAVHSPDPISLAGVTSQLSRHRGVRLMEGGGERPAAVAVVVTTTMDDSMIPQLRRLVRIDGSRVVLVADQIREAELLAVIECGVGAILWRHQATPHRLYQAVLAASRGEGDLPSDLLARLLRQVGQMQRSADDRPGTLAGLAPREIDVIRLIAEGLDTAEVAGKLSYSERTVKNVLHGMTTRLHLRNRAHAVAYALREGHI, from the coding sequence ATGCATGCAATCGAGGATCAGACCGAGCTGCACATACCCGTCGCGGTCCACTCACCGGACCCGATCTCCCTGGCGGGCGTGACCAGCCAGCTCAGCCGGCACCGGGGGGTGAGGCTGATGGAGGGCGGCGGGGAACGCCCGGCCGCGGTCGCCGTCGTGGTCACCACGACGATGGACGATTCCATGATCCCGCAACTGCGCCGCCTCGTCCGGATCGACGGGTCACGGGTCGTGCTGGTGGCGGACCAGATCCGGGAGGCCGAACTGCTCGCCGTCATCGAGTGCGGCGTCGGAGCGATCCTCTGGCGCCACCAGGCCACCCCCCACCGGCTGTACCAGGCCGTGCTGGCGGCCTCCCGGGGCGAGGGGGACCTGCCCTCGGATCTGCTGGCCCGGCTGCTCCGCCAGGTCGGACAGATGCAGCGCAGCGCCGACGACCGGCCGGGCACGCTGGCGGGGCTGGCCCCGCGCGAGATCGACGTCATCCGGCTGATCGCCGAAGGGCTGGACACGGCGGAGGTCGCGGGCAAGCTCTCGTACTCCGAACGCACCGTCAAGAACGTGCTGCACGGGATGACCACCCGCCTCCACCTGCGCAACCGCGCCCATGCCGTCGCCTACGCCCTGCGGGAGGGGCACATCTGA
- a CDS encoding NADH:flavin oxidoreductase, translated as MTVTASAASRAAEILSRPVTLNGLTVPNRIAMAPMTRMFSPGGVPDEGVRSYYARRAAAGVGLIVTEGTYVGHESAGQSDRVPRFHGEEQLAGWAKVADAVHEAGGTIVPQLWHIGMVRKQGEPPFADAPAVGPSGIRVDGTEGTGRAMTRSDLDDVIGAFATAAADAERIGFDGVELHGAHGYLLDQFLWAGTNRRTDAYGGDAVARTTFAAEIVAAVRETVSPDFPVIFRYSQWKQEAYDARLAETPEELDAILSPLAAAGVDAFHASTRRYWLPEFDGSDLNLAGWTKKLTGKPTITVGSVGLGGDFIRSFAGEGATVQGIDNLLDRLERDEFDMVAIGRALLQDPEWAAKVLGDRFAELKPYDAAALKTLY; from the coding sequence GTGACCGTCACTGCGTCCGCCGCCTCCCGCGCGGCCGAGATCCTTTCCCGGCCCGTCACGCTGAACGGCCTGACCGTCCCGAACCGCATCGCGATGGCGCCGATGACGCGCATGTTCTCCCCGGGCGGTGTCCCCGATGAGGGCGTGCGGTCGTACTACGCCCGTCGCGCCGCCGCCGGTGTGGGCCTGATCGTCACCGAGGGGACCTACGTCGGCCACGAGTCGGCCGGGCAGAGCGACCGGGTGCCGCGGTTCCACGGTGAGGAGCAGCTGGCGGGCTGGGCGAAGGTCGCCGACGCCGTGCACGAGGCCGGCGGCACGATCGTGCCGCAGCTGTGGCACATCGGCATGGTGCGCAAGCAGGGCGAGCCGCCCTTCGCCGACGCCCCCGCGGTCGGCCCCTCCGGCATCCGGGTCGACGGCACCGAGGGCACCGGCAGGGCGATGACGCGGAGCGACCTGGACGACGTCATCGGCGCCTTCGCCACGGCCGCCGCGGACGCCGAGCGCATCGGCTTCGACGGCGTCGAACTGCACGGCGCCCACGGCTACCTCCTCGACCAGTTCCTGTGGGCGGGGACGAACCGCCGTACCGACGCCTACGGCGGCGACGCCGTGGCCCGTACGACGTTCGCCGCCGAGATCGTGGCCGCGGTCCGCGAGACCGTCTCGCCCGACTTCCCGGTGATCTTCCGCTACTCGCAGTGGAAGCAGGAGGCCTACGACGCAAGGCTCGCCGAGACGCCGGAGGAGCTCGACGCGATCCTGTCCCCGCTGGCCGCGGCCGGTGTCGACGCCTTCCACGCCTCGACCCGCCGCTACTGGCTGCCGGAGTTCGACGGTTCGGACCTGAACCTGGCGGGCTGGACCAAGAAGCTCACCGGCAAGCCCACCATCACCGTCGGCTCGGTGGGCCTCGGCGGCGACTTCATCCGCTCGTTCGCGGGCGAGGGCGCCACCGTCCAGGGCATCGACAACCTCCTCGACCGCCTGGAGCGCGACGAGTTCGACATGGTCGCCATCGGCCGCGCCCTGCTCCAGGACCCGGAGTGGGCGGCGAAGGTGCTGGGCGACCGGTTCGCGGAGCTGAAGCCGTACGACGCGGCGGCGCTGAAGACGCTGTACTGA
- a CDS encoding HAD family hydrolase, translating into MTSEPARPTRMRYVLFDVDGTLIDALSNQRRVWGTWAERYGLDADEVYRVALRTRPMETFAQVAADRDPRECLAALHELEDEDVRSGVYAAFEGASELLYGLPPGSWALVTSNYEHRVRGRFLRTGLPMPDVIVDAAAVEEGKPSPVPYTRAAARLGAAPEDCLVVEDAPSGVQSGLRAGMTVWGVNAAVAAEGVHRHFASLREAAPHILAFTSGSQGDAAA; encoded by the coding sequence GTGACCAGTGAACCTGCGCGGCCGACCCGCATGAGGTATGTCCTGTTCGATGTCGATGGCACGTTGATCGACGCGCTGAGCAACCAGCGCCGGGTATGGGGTACCTGGGCGGAGCGATACGGGCTGGATGCGGACGAGGTCTACCGGGTGGCTCTGCGGACGCGGCCGATGGAGACGTTCGCGCAGGTCGCCGCGGACCGTGATCCGCGCGAATGCCTGGCGGCGCTGCACGAGCTGGAGGACGAGGACGTCCGCTCCGGCGTCTACGCGGCCTTCGAGGGCGCGTCGGAGCTGTTGTACGGCCTGCCGCCGGGGTCCTGGGCGCTGGTGACCTCGAACTACGAGCACCGGGTGCGCGGCCGCTTCCTGCGGACGGGCCTGCCGATGCCGGACGTGATCGTGGACGCGGCCGCTGTCGAGGAGGGCAAGCCGTCTCCCGTGCCCTATACGCGGGCCGCTGCGCGGTTGGGTGCCGCGCCGGAAGACTGCCTGGTCGTCGAGGACGCTCCGTCCGGAGTGCAGTCCGGACTACGGGCCGGGATGACGGTGTGGGGCGTGAACGCCGCTGTCGCGGCCGAGGGCGTGCACCGCCACTTCGCCAGTCTGCGCGAGGCCGCCCCGCACATCCTGGCCTTCACGTCCGGCTCTCAGGGGGACGCGGCAGCCTGA
- a CDS encoding DUF4331 family protein, translating to MSNHFTGLSLGAPLGDQRLDLCDLYAFQSPHDPERTVLILNANPNADALHPDAIYRLNIDNDGDCLTDMAISYVFSPPQDGRQTFSVFVAHGDEARSAEAVGQQVVTDAEVSFGTVANPVTAGPYTFFAGSRSDAFFFDYDGIKNLFDTTGGRNFTAPHLGGKAPWTGVDSNTEANVFSTVVELPTSELRADPEIRIWGRCSVRKDGRLVHADRAGHPSVSSFFNTDETKEEYNASEPVNDRERWTDLFVHLMGHTGNYSREEAIAAIDADRILPDMLVFDPSKPARYPNGRVFTDDVINHRLSFLSAGDIPPTGLAPHTDLLDEFPYLGNPHPNGN from the coding sequence ATGTCGAATCACTTCACCGGTCTCAGCCTTGGCGCCCCGCTCGGCGACCAACGGCTCGACCTCTGTGACCTCTACGCGTTCCAGTCACCGCATGACCCGGAGCGGACGGTGCTCATCCTCAACGCGAACCCGAATGCCGACGCCCTGCACCCCGACGCCATCTATCGCCTCAACATCGACAATGACGGGGACTGTCTCACCGACATGGCGATCAGTTACGTCTTCTCGCCACCGCAAGACGGCCGTCAGACCTTCAGCGTCTTCGTCGCGCACGGCGATGAGGCCCGCTCGGCCGAAGCCGTCGGACAGCAGGTCGTCACCGACGCCGAAGTGTCGTTCGGCACCGTGGCGAACCCCGTCACCGCCGGTCCCTACACCTTCTTCGCCGGCAGTCGCAGCGACGCCTTCTTCTTCGACTACGACGGGATCAAGAATCTCTTCGACACCACCGGCGGCAGGAACTTCACCGCGCCCCATCTCGGCGGCAAGGCCCCGTGGACCGGTGTGGACTCGAACACGGAGGCCAACGTGTTCTCGACGGTGGTGGAACTGCCGACGAGCGAGCTCCGCGCCGACCCCGAGATCCGCATCTGGGGCCGTTGCAGTGTGCGGAAGGACGGCCGGCTCGTCCATGCCGACCGCGCGGGCCACCCCTCCGTCAGCAGCTTCTTCAACACCGACGAGACGAAGGAGGAGTACAACGCCAGTGAGCCGGTGAACGACCGCGAGCGGTGGACCGATCTGTTCGTCCACCTCATGGGACACACCGGCAACTACTCGCGAGAAGAGGCGATCGCGGCGATCGACGCCGACCGCATCCTGCCCGACATGCTGGTCTTCGACCCGTCGAAGCCCGCGCGGTACCCCAACGGGCGTGTCTTCACCGACGACGTCATCAACCACCGGCTCTCCTTCCTCTCGGCGGGCGACATCCCTCCCACCGGGCTCGCGCCCCACACCGACCTTCTGGACGAGTTTCCCTACCTCGGCAATCCGCACCCCAACGGGAACTGA
- a CDS encoding NAD(+)/NADH kinase → MSVQRVGIVVHGGRPAAVAAAGVVRRWCARQEVDCVAIDVWSQDEHRRDAREEVDAAGSPDLIVTLGGDGTFLRGARLAAQNDALVLGVDLGTLGFLTEVPAEDVACALDTVHRGRMHVETRLMLTMRASRPLALPEGMEALLHYGRGPALPPPLVRAECAVALDWGVALNVTALNDIVLEKLARDRQVSLGVYVSGRLLASYSADAVLVATPTGSTAYSFAAGGPVISPAADAIVFTPVAPHMTFNRSVVAAPDEAVALRVLGHSGRAAVSVDGQLRGVLDPGDWIGVYAAPRRLRVVRLGPTDFYGRLRERMRLTDAPAADDTGVTPLWPHTTAAPDDLAHLRLPPLPTDAD, encoded by the coding sequence GTGAGCGTGCAACGGGTGGGCATCGTCGTCCACGGGGGACGTCCCGCCGCGGTGGCGGCCGCCGGCGTCGTCCGACGCTGGTGCGCACGCCAGGAGGTCGACTGCGTCGCCATCGACGTATGGAGTCAGGACGAGCACCGGCGGGACGCGCGGGAGGAGGTCGACGCCGCCGGCAGCCCCGACCTGATCGTCACGCTCGGCGGAGACGGCACCTTCCTGCGCGGAGCGCGCCTGGCCGCCCAGAACGACGCACTGGTCCTCGGCGTCGACCTGGGCACCCTCGGCTTCCTGACCGAGGTGCCGGCCGAGGACGTCGCGTGCGCGCTGGACACCGTCCACCGCGGACGGATGCATGTCGAGACCCGCCTGATGCTGACGATGCGGGCATCCAGGCCGCTGGCCCTCCCCGAGGGGATGGAAGCCCTTCTGCACTATGGCCGCGGCCCCGCACTGCCGCCCCCGCTGGTGCGCGCCGAGTGCGCCGTCGCCCTGGACTGGGGCGTGGCCCTCAACGTGACGGCCCTCAACGACATCGTCCTCGAAAAGCTGGCCCGCGACCGGCAGGTCTCCCTCGGCGTGTATGTCTCGGGCCGGCTGCTGGCCTCCTACTCCGCCGACGCCGTCCTGGTCGCCACGCCCACCGGATCCACCGCCTACAGCTTCGCCGCCGGTGGCCCCGTCATCTCCCCCGCGGCCGACGCCATCGTGTTCACCCCCGTCGCCCCGCACATGACCTTCAACCGCTCGGTGGTCGCCGCCCCCGACGAGGCGGTCGCCCTCCGCGTCCTGGGCCACTCCGGCCGCGCGGCGGTCAGCGTCGACGGCCAGTTGCGCGGCGTCCTGGACCCGGGCGACTGGATCGGTGTCTACGCGGCCCCACGGCGCCTGCGCGTCGTACGACTCGGACCGACCGACTTCTACGGCAGGCTCCGCGAACGCATGCGCCTCACCGACGCCCCCGCGGCGGACGACACCGGCGTCACCCCCCTGTGGCCGCACACCACCGCGGCCCCCGACGACCTCGCGCACCTGCGTCTCCCGCCCCTCCCCACGGACGCCGACTGA
- a CDS encoding DUF899 family protein has product MHHTHLTEEPAAYVDAREELRQAEVELMRHRERVADLRRRLPLGPAVDDYVFEEGPADLQAGDAPATTVRLSELFTRPGRDLVVYHFMYGKQQSQPCPMCTMWIDGFNGIAHHVAQNVDFVIVAAADLPTLRAHARSRQWTNLRLLSAGSNTFKYDLESEDAEGNQDSTVSVFTRDGNGSVRHFYSAHPRLSDDIDQRGIDLLSPVWHLLDLTPQGRGDWFPSLGY; this is encoded by the coding sequence ATGCATCACACCCACCTCACCGAGGAGCCGGCCGCCTACGTCGACGCCCGCGAGGAGCTGCGACAAGCCGAGGTCGAGCTGATGCGCCATCGCGAACGCGTCGCCGACCTGCGCCGTCGCCTGCCGCTGGGACCCGCCGTCGACGACTACGTGTTCGAGGAAGGCCCTGCCGACCTGCAGGCCGGTGACGCCCCGGCCACCACCGTGCGGTTGAGCGAGCTCTTCACGCGGCCCGGACGCGACCTGGTCGTCTACCACTTCATGTACGGCAAGCAGCAGTCCCAGCCGTGCCCCATGTGCACGATGTGGATCGACGGCTTCAACGGAATCGCTCACCACGTCGCGCAGAACGTCGACTTCGTGATCGTCGCCGCGGCCGACCTGCCGACGCTCCGCGCACACGCCCGAAGCCGGCAGTGGACGAACCTGCGCCTGCTCAGCGCCGGGTCCAACACCTTCAAATACGACCTCGAGAGCGAGGACGCCGAGGGCAACCAGGACTCGACGGTGTCCGTGTTCACCCGCGACGGCAACGGGTCGGTACGCCACTTCTACTCGGCGCACCCCCGGTTGTCCGACGACATCGATCAGCGGGGCATCGACCTGCTCAGCCCGGTCTGGCACCTCCTCGACCTCACGCCCCAAGGCCGAGGCGACTGGTTCCCCTCACTCGGCTACTAG
- a CDS encoding dihydrofolate reductase family protein, translating to MSKLIVTAFLTLDGVMQAPGGPNEDADAGFEHGGWQVPYVDEDFMSLMSGVFERTADHLLLGRKTYDIFAAHWPRVTDADDPIAVKLNGMPKYVASRTLTSLEWNNSHLLKGEAADSVARLKEQLDGVIMTQGSSELIHTLQEHDLVDEYRLLVNPVILGTGKRLFAEGATPAAWKLTESRTTGVGVQYCVYQRAGKPEYGSFMLDEQE from the coding sequence ATGAGCAAACTGATCGTCACCGCGTTCCTCACCCTGGACGGCGTCATGCAGGCGCCCGGTGGCCCGAACGAGGATGCCGACGCGGGCTTCGAGCACGGCGGCTGGCAGGTCCCTTACGTCGACGAGGACTTCATGAGCCTCATGAGCGGGGTCTTCGAGCGAACCGCCGACCATCTCCTGCTCGGCCGCAAGACCTACGACATCTTCGCGGCCCACTGGCCCCGCGTCACCGACGCGGATGACCCGATCGCCGTGAAGCTCAATGGCATGCCCAAGTACGTCGCCTCGCGCACCCTCACCAGCCTGGAGTGGAACAACTCCCATCTGCTGAAGGGCGAGGCCGCGGATTCCGTCGCCCGGCTCAAGGAGCAGCTCGACGGCGTGATCATGACGCAGGGCAGCAGCGAGCTCATCCACACCCTGCAGGAGCACGACCTCGTCGACGAGTACCGGCTGCTCGTCAACCCCGTGATCCTCGGCACCGGTAAGCGGCTCTTCGCCGAGGGCGCCACCCCTGCCGCCTGGAAACTGACGGAATCCCGCACCACCGGCGTGGGCGTGCAGTACTGCGTCTACCAACGGGCGGGGAAGCCCGAGTACGGCTCCTTCATGCTGGACGAGCAGGAGTAG
- a CDS encoding DUF4232 domain-containing protein, producing the protein MRFTPHTTRLVASGAVLAAALSLTACENDSKKAGSPAPAASSQPESGGQGAPSSAAAKVPAKDGDTSKASGVAGKETGGKNGSSTAGGKGSGSQKATAACTGAQVKVTVTKVNRPLSHLLLTATNTGFAPCHAYNAPYLRWDDAQSATTFLDKSKPQAVITLAPGQSAYAGVMYRSADGSGNSAFTARTLGVLFANRAGNGSTGPAARLPLPKGGIRTDSSAWVTYWQSTASDALTW; encoded by the coding sequence ATGCGTTTCACCCCTCACACCACCCGCCTCGTCGCCTCCGGCGCCGTACTGGCGGCCGCCCTCTCGCTGACGGCCTGCGAGAACGACAGCAAGAAGGCCGGCAGTCCAGCTCCGGCCGCTTCCTCCCAGCCCGAGTCCGGCGGCCAGGGAGCCCCGTCCTCCGCGGCCGCGAAGGTCCCGGCCAAGGACGGTGACACGTCGAAGGCCTCGGGTGTCGCCGGCAAGGAGACCGGAGGGAAGAACGGTTCCAGTACGGCCGGCGGCAAGGGTTCCGGCAGCCAGAAGGCGACCGCCGCCTGCACCGGCGCGCAGGTCAAGGTCACCGTGACGAAGGTCAACCGCCCCCTCAGCCACTTGCTTCTCACCGCCACCAACACCGGCTTCGCGCCCTGCCACGCCTACAACGCCCCGTACCTCCGCTGGGACGACGCCCAGTCCGCCACCACCTTCCTGGACAAGTCCAAGCCGCAGGCCGTGATCACGCTCGCACCGGGCCAGTCGGCGTACGCGGGGGTGATGTACCGGTCCGCGGACGGCTCCGGCAACAGCGCCTTCACCGCCCGCACCCTGGGCGTCCTGTTCGCCAACCGGGCGGGGAACGGTTCCACCGGCCCTGCCGCGCGACTCCCGCTGCCCAAGGGCGGTATCCGCACCGACAGTTCGGCCTGGGTCACCTACTGGCAGTCCACCGCCTCGGATGCGCTGACCTGGTGA
- a CDS encoding SpoIIE family protein phosphatase yields the protein MEEPGRLTLAVRTVGPAGRPPSDPAVWLAALHGATSKAARSRTARDLLAGVLDAAAPLLGDLGGALLLLDASGRYLFLVASQGLPDEVALPMEAIGIDEDLSATDAVRKAQPVWLNTFAQRQTRYPGLIERLPVDLVTGSLPLIDNDTVIGVLTVLRQHETGFSPVERAFLQCLADHAGPALAALTGRQLGHGGPEDDDVAADASGTMELGTFVWHLDTGVVEGDDALARLHGLAPRSDPPLTLEEFLSQVPATDLPALRQSLGHIAQRCADYQVRYRAYDATGRLRTLEARGRAHPDKDGHPMMMDGLVADITVACDRQQLNQRLLSSQAEQSGRLRDLAAHLVSAASLDEVVNATGTALRAFGADGLLVVDTERDRLRVIASWGYGPAEGAAAEGFPLHEPTPFRDALLGGTPTFAGSLREGLATYPSLVDFAQATKRQSWAVLPLPTAQDGRAACLIGFSAPHEFAPAERSLLTVVAALLAQAMERARIHDREHRRAVELQQGMLPQALPELRNTTVHTHYRPAAEGAAVGGDWYDAWNTPSGELALVVGDVQGHSTAAAALMGRLRTAVRAYSAEGHSPADVLHRTNALLTQSSTDPDSDLFATCVIAHLDTTTGRLSLCRAGHPQPLHAGPGSRPEILPVEGGLPLGIDPGALFPTTSVTLAPGAHLLLYTDGLVERPGLDLDTGTERLRSVLDAGLRSVPESELLAHIEQVCLPAPVPGDADDIAALYLRWQGP from the coding sequence ATGGAAGAACCCGGTCGCCTCACGCTGGCGGTTCGTACCGTCGGGCCCGCGGGCCGCCCCCCGTCCGATCCGGCCGTATGGCTGGCCGCCCTCCACGGCGCGACCTCGAAGGCGGCGCGCTCGCGCACCGCCCGGGACCTGCTCGCCGGTGTCCTCGACGCGGCCGCGCCGCTCCTGGGCGATCTGGGCGGTGCCCTCCTGCTGCTGGACGCGTCCGGCCGCTATCTGTTCCTGGTGGCCTCCCAGGGACTGCCGGACGAAGTGGCCCTCCCCATGGAAGCCATCGGCATCGACGAGGACCTCTCGGCCACCGACGCGGTGCGCAAGGCGCAGCCCGTCTGGCTGAACACCTTCGCCCAACGGCAGACGCGCTACCCGGGCCTGATCGAGCGGCTGCCGGTCGACCTGGTGACCGGGTCCCTGCCGCTGATCGACAACGACACCGTCATCGGCGTACTGACCGTGCTGCGGCAGCACGAAACCGGCTTCTCGCCCGTCGAGCGGGCCTTCCTGCAGTGCCTCGCCGATCACGCCGGGCCCGCGCTGGCCGCGCTGACCGGACGTCAGCTGGGCCACGGCGGGCCGGAGGACGACGACGTGGCCGCGGATGCCAGCGGCACCATGGAGCTGGGCACGTTCGTCTGGCACCTGGACACCGGTGTCGTCGAGGGCGACGACGCGCTGGCCCGTCTCCACGGCCTGGCACCACGGTCCGATCCGCCGCTGACCCTGGAGGAGTTCCTGTCCCAGGTGCCCGCCACCGACCTGCCCGCACTACGGCAGAGCCTGGGACACATCGCCCAGCGGTGCGCGGACTACCAGGTCCGCTACCGCGCGTACGACGCCACGGGCCGGCTGCGCACCCTCGAAGCCCGCGGCCGGGCCCATCCGGACAAGGACGGCCACCCCATGATGATGGACGGCCTGGTCGCCGACATCACCGTGGCCTGCGACCGCCAGCAGCTGAACCAGCGCCTGCTGTCGTCCCAGGCCGAGCAGTCGGGCCGGCTGCGGGATCTGGCGGCGCATCTGGTGAGCGCGGCCAGCCTCGACGAGGTGGTCAACGCCACGGGCACCGCCCTGCGGGCGTTCGGTGCCGACGGGCTGCTCGTGGTGGACACCGAACGCGACCGCCTCCGCGTCATCGCCTCCTGGGGGTACGGTCCGGCGGAGGGAGCCGCCGCGGAGGGCTTCCCGCTCCATGAGCCGACCCCCTTCCGGGACGCGCTGCTCGGGGGCACACCCACCTTTGCCGGCTCCCTGCGGGAGGGCCTGGCCACCTACCCCTCCCTGGTCGACTTCGCCCAGGCCACCAAGCGCCAGTCCTGGGCGGTCCTGCCGCTGCCCACCGCGCAGGACGGCCGCGCCGCCTGCCTGATCGGCTTCTCCGCGCCGCACGAGTTCGCCCCCGCCGAACGGTCGTTGCTCACCGTCGTGGCGGCGCTGCTGGCCCAGGCCATGGAACGGGCCCGTATCCACGACCGGGAGCACCGGCGCGCGGTCGAACTCCAGCAGGGCATGCTGCCGCAGGCCCTCCCGGAACTGCGCAACACCACGGTGCACACCCACTACCGGCCCGCGGCGGAGGGCGCCGCCGTCGGCGGTGACTGGTACGACGCCTGGAACACGCCGTCGGGCGAACTCGCCCTGGTCGTGGGAGACGTACAGGGCCACAGCACCGCGGCCGCCGCCCTGATGGGACGGCTGCGCACGGCGGTGCGGGCCTACAGCGCCGAGGGGCACTCACCCGCCGACGTCCTCCACCGCACCAACGCGCTGCTCACCCAGTCCTCCACCGATCCGGACTCCGACCTCTTCGCCACGTGCGTCATAGCCCATCTCGACACCACCACCGGCCGGCTGTCCCTCTGCCGCGCCGGGCACCCCCAGCCCCTCCACGCCGGCCCCGGGAGCCGGCCCGAGATCCTCCCCGTCGAGGGCGGACTGCCGCTGGGCATCGACCCGGGCGCGCTGTTCCCCACCACGTCGGTGACCCTCGCGCCGGGGGCGCACCTGTTGCTGTACACCGACGGTCTCGTCGAACGGCCGGGGCTCGACCTGGACACCGGCACCGAGCGGCTCCGCTCGGTCCTCGACGCCGGGCTGCGCTCGGTACCCGAGAGCGAACTGCTGGCCCACATCGAGCAGGTCTGCCTGCCGGCCCCGGTCCCCGGCGACGCCGACGACATCGCCGCCCTGTATTTACGCTGGCAGGGGCCCTGA